GACCACCGCCGAAATCACTGCTTTGGTCGAAGAAGAAATTAAACTCTGGCAGGGTAAAAACAAAATCCTTGGCAGGGTGGAACTTTCCTTAGACGGCGACAGTATCGTGGTGCGGGCCGTAGAAAAATCGCCGATCCGCCGCGTCCGCCGCATTACCGGCTACCTGAGTAGTCTGGAAAACTTCAACGATGCCAAGCGGGCCGAATGTGAGGCACGCGTCACCCATAGCTAGCAAAAACCCTGTAGCATCTTAGTTTTGCTACAGGGTTTTGTCCTATTTTATTCCGTCGGCGGAGTCGGCGCACCTGCTGACCGCAGCCGCCTGATGAGCACGCCCGCAACAATTACGACCGCGCAAATGACAAGGACGGTGTCGTCGGAATACTTTTTTATCAGGTCAATGGCCTGCGGCCCATAGTAGTAAATGAGCACCCCTTCCAGCAGGAAGCGTTTGGCCCGGCCAAAAGCGGAAGCAAGGAGAAAGACGCCAAAACTTATCCGGAAAACGCCGGCGCTGATGCTTACAAATTTATACGGAATGGGCGCCAGCGCCGCCAAAATAATCGCCCAGGGGCCATACGCCTCAGTCCAGCGCCGGATGGCAGCAATGTGCCGCTCTGGTACGATCCGTTTAATCAGCACTGCCCCATACCGGCCGCCGAGAAAATAGCCGATAACGCCGCCGGCTACCGACGCCGCCGTGGCCGCCATGGCGTAAACAATGGCTTTGTCCGGCGCGGCAAGCGCGAGCGGAATAAGCAAAAGGTCAGGGAGGACTGGCGAAATAAACGATTCGGTGAAAGACGCGATAACCAGCCCAATAAGGCCGTACTCTAAGAATAACTGCAGCAGCTGGTCCATACCCTTCCCTCCCTTCGCATGGCATTGACATAACCTAGCCGCCCGAGGCGAATCATTAATATGGTACCGGAAAAAACCGGCCGGTGTCAATGCATCTGCCAACAAGCGGCAAATTTATCACCGTTAAATTTTTCCATAACTCATTGTTTTTGCGTCTTTCCCCGCGCTATAATAATACATATGGAATACGCCTTCGAGCCTGTCCGCCTAAAGGTAGCGTCCCATGGCAGACTGGCCTGGGCCCGACGCCCACGGGGTATAGTTGGAAACGGCTATGCCTTCCCAGTTTGAAAAGGAGGTAGACAAATGATTAGCGTTTGGTTTACTACCCAGGGCAGGAGGAGCCTAAAGTCATGCGGCTAAACCGGTTTGAACTGGCCGGCAGCCTGGCTGACATCGGCGTCCTCCTGCCGCTTGTCGTTGCCCTGGCCGCCACAAGTGGCATTAACCCCTTCATTGCGCTCTTGGCCTGCGGGCTCTTTTATCTCGTGACAGGGCTGTATTACCGCGTGCCCGTTCCCGTGCAGCCCCTGAAAGTGTTCTGCACCGTAGCGCTGGCCGCAAGGCTTGCCCCGGAGATAATCCACGCCGGGGCGCTGCTCATTGGTTTTTTGTTCCTGGCGCTATCCATGCCGACCGTGATGCAGGCTATAAAAAAGCTCTTTCCCCTGCCGGTGATCCGCGGCATCCAGCTGGGCACCGGCCTGCTGCTGGTCGACAGCGGCATTAAGCTGTTCAAAACCCCTCAGGTCATTATCGGCGGACCGGCAGAAACGGTGGCGTTGTTCGGAATGACTTTGCCAGCCAGCCTGCTGTTAGGCATCGTCTTTACCGGCCTCTTGCTTATAGCCATGCCGCACCCCAAATATCCGGCCGCCCTTCTCGTAGTGACCGCCGGCGCCGCATTAGCTATTCTGTTCGGCGCCCGACTGACGCCCGCCAATCCGGCTACCTTTAGTCTGCCGGAACTCCCTGCCACTTCTGCCTTTCTCCAGGCCTTTTGGCTGCTCGTGCTGCCCCAAATTCCGCTCAGCCTTGGCAACGCCATCATTGCCACGGAAAACACGCTCAAAACCTATTTTGCCGGGCAGGCCGACCGGGTTAAAGCCAACCGGCTGGCCTTCGGCATGGGCCTTTTCAACCTGCTGGCCGGCTTGGCCGGCGGTATCCCCTGCTGCCACGGCTGCGGCGGCGTCACCGCCCATTACCGCTTCGGCGCCCGGACGGGCATGGCTACTGTTTTGGCCGGCCTGTTTTACATCTTGCTAGCGGCAGCGGTGTATTACTTTGGCGTCTCGGTCTTCGCATTTTTCCCTTACCCTATATTGGGTGTACTGCTCATTTATGTCGGCATTGAACACGGCCTGCTCATTCAGGACGTCCAGTCCCGTCAGGACCTGGCGGTTGTTATCATTATTGCGGCGGTGACGATGGCGACCCGGGACATGACGGTTGCCTTTCTCACTGGCATCGCCTTTCGGCAGATTAT
Above is a window of Thermosinus carboxydivorans Nor1 DNA encoding:
- the nrdD gene encoding anaerobic ribonucleoside-triphosphate reductase, which gives rise to MENLVIHGVTVTADPSLTTAEITALVEEEIKLWQGKNKILGRVELSLDGDSIVVRAVEKSPIRRVRRITGYLSSLENFNDAKRAECEARVTHS
- a CDS encoding YqaA family protein → MDQLLQLFLEYGLIGLVIASFTESFISPVLPDLLLIPLALAAPDKAIVYAMAATAASVAGGVIGYFLGGRYGAVLIKRIVPERHIAAIRRWTEAYGPWAIILAALAPIPYKFVSISAGVFRISFGVFLLASAFGRAKRFLLEGVLIYYYGPQAIDLIKKYSDDTVLVICAVVIVAGVLIRRLRSAGAPTPPTE
- a CDS encoding molybdate transporter family protein, with translation MRLNRFELAGSLADIGVLLPLVVALAATSGINPFIALLACGLFYLVTGLYYRVPVPVQPLKVFCTVALAARLAPEIIHAGALLIGFLFLALSMPTVMQAIKKLFPLPVIRGIQLGTGLLLVDSGIKLFKTPQVIIGGPAETVALFGMTLPASLLLGIVFTGLLLIAMPHPKYPAALLVVTAGAALAILFGARLTPANPATFSLPELPATSAFLQAFWLLVLPQIPLSLGNAIIATENTLKTYFAGQADRVKANRLAFGMGLFNLLAGLAGGIPCCHGCGGVTAHYRFGARTGMATVLAGLFYILLAAAVYYFGVSVFAFFPYPILGVLLIYVGIEHGLLIQDVQSRQDLAVVIIIAAVTMATRDMTVAFLTGIAFRQIIVVRRILE